The genomic interval AAACATTAAAGAACAGTGGTATTAGGTATCTGTATGCCATTTCTGCATCCATTTTCTGCCTGCTATTATAAATACGCCACTGGtagagataaatttaaaaaatgaatttttcagtATTAAGTTTTTtagggagaacattctgtaatgaaactgtttttgtttcacttttttttttttttttttttgagacggagtttcgctctcgttacccgggctggagtgcaatggcgcgatctcggctcaccgcaacctccgcctcctaggttcaggcaattctcctgtctcagcctcctgagtagctgggattacaggcatgcaccaccatgcccagctaattttttgtatttttagtagagacggggtttcaccttgttgaccaagatggtctcgatctcttgaccttgtgatccacccgcctcggcctcccaaagtgctgagattacaggcttgagccactgtgcccggccttgttttacttttaaaaagcaaaaaatgctCAAGAACTTCAGGTCCTAAAATCAGTTCTGTAGTactttggaataattttataattaatttgaccggaaaattcagatttttaaaaaaatgtttgatgctgggcgcgatggctaacgcctgtaatcccagcactttgggaggctgaggcaggcggatcacctgaggtcaggagttcgagaccagcctgatcaaaatggtgaaaacccatcttttaaaaaaaaaaatttgctctgggcacggtggctcaagcctgtaatcccagcactttgggaggccgaggcgggtggatcacaaggtcgagagttcgagaccatcctggtcgacatggtgaaaccccgtctctactaaaaatacaaaaaaccagctgggcatggtggcgtgtgcctgtaatcccagctactcaggaggctgaggcagaattgcctgaacccaggaggcggaggttgcggtgagccgagatcgcgccattgcactccagcctgggtaacaagagcgaaactccgtctcaaaaagaaaaaaaaaaaaaaaaattttttttttagacagagtcttgttttgttgcccaggctggaatgcagtggcatggtctcggttcattctaacctctgcctcccaggctcaagtgattcctctgcctctgcctttcaagtagttgagattacaggcacatgtcaccacgcctggctaatttttgtatttttagtagagatggagtttcaccatgttggccatgctagtcttgaactcccaacctcaagtaatctgcccgcttcagcctcccaaagtgttgggattacaagcctgagccactgcactcagcggaaaattcacattttaattgGCACTGTTAAAGATGCCAATTAATTTGTGCATATAAATTTGAAGAATAAATTGGAAAACTGTGCATatatggagaaaatgaaaaatatactaaCATTTTAACCTAGATTTTTGAAACTGAAAGAACAAGCAACCAAATCTGACTACAGAATTTTGAACAGTTTGAACAGTAGAGTTACAGGGAAGATTTGTGGGATCCAGTATTATTTTTAGGACTATGGAGAGTGATGGTTGTGTTCAACCTCATCTACCTCTTGTTTACTTCCTGTTTACCACCCCTTCCTATCTGGTGAGCTACATTTCTAGCAtacattggaaaagaagaaataagtgggaaagaaaaaaacttttttttttttttaataatagagatgggtttctccatgttggccaggctggtctcaaactgctgacctcaggtgatccgcccacctcggcctcccaaagtgctgggattacaggtgcgagccactgtgcccggcagaaGAAAACTTTTATGATCTTAACAAATTTACTTTTCCACCTAAAGGTTATGAAAGTAGATCATTCATTGTGAAATGtagtgtaagtttttttttttttttttttttttttgagacggagtttcgctcttgttacccaggctggagtgcaatggcgcgatctcggctcaccgcaacctccgcctcctgggttcaggcaattctcctgcctcagcctccctagtagctgggactacaggcacgtgccaccatacccagctaatttttgtatttttagtagagacgggtttcaccatgttgaccaggatggtcccgatctcttgacctcgtgatccacccgcctcggcctcccaaagtgctgggattacaggcgtgagccaccgcgcccggctgtagtGTAAGTTTTAAAAGAAGTGTACTTTTATTGTATTCTGGCTCATAAAGTAACCTCAGTTAACACGcaatattttccaacttttctgagattttttttttttttttttttttaaatagagacggggtttcaccttgttggccaagctggtctcgaactcctggcctcaagtgatccacccacctcggcctcccaaagtgctgggattacaagcttgagccactgcgcctggcagagAAATTTTAATATTAGGAGGTGTAGTAAATATTAATTCCAAAAGATCTCCATGATTAGATAGGTTTGAGAAATTTTTTTGGGCTAAACagttgaactattttttttttgtttttgttttgttttttgctactTGATTTCATAGAGTAAATTATAATAGAAAACGAAGTTCCTAAGATGAAGATACAGTATTAAAAAAACCTGACTTATCCAAactcttacttttcttttgaaacggagtctcgcactgtcacccagggtggaatgccatggcatgatcttggctcactacaacctgtctcccaggttcaagaaattctcctgcttcagcctctaaagtagctgggattgcagacacgtgctaccacacttgactaatttttgtatttttaggagaggtgaggtttcaccatgttggccaggctggccttgagctcctcacctcaagtgatccacctgcctcagcctcccaaagtgctgggatttcaggcatggaACACCGCACTCAGCCTTTCAAACTCTTTTTAAGGGATTTCAGTGAAGTGTAAAAGACAGTTTTGCAATTGCTACCcgaagtaattttttttacatgttttactTGGTAACATATTTTACAGTTAATTCTTCATTATTTGTCACAAGGACATAGAAAGGTTTCTGTTGGAGGAAAACTTTTTGTCACGAGGGTTTCTGGTACTCAATAGAGGCACTTTAGGGTCTTCTAGGGAAAACCAGCGGAGGATGTTTGAATCCCACCAGTGTAGCAATCAGAGCTGTGCTTTGCATTTTTTCTATACCATATATTGGAATTGTGCATAAGACtttacttgtaaaaaaaaaaaaaaagttttaaaaagtggttgGGAAAccattacttttgtttgtttgtttgttttgttttttcttcgtttttgttttgtttttatttttttgtttttttattttttcgttttatttatttttgttttattttttatttgaaaccattactttttaaagaatataaaggCATTTACCTTAGTGAACCCAAATGAATTTTTTCATCTGCATCATTGCTGCTTATATTGGGGTGAAACCATTTGCAAAAGatttgttttggtgttttaaaagatttgttttaGCACAAAAGTAGTCATGagttttgtcaaaaaaaaaaaaaagatttgttttaacTCATGATATTTGAATCAACATATTTGTATCCTGTTTGAAGAGAAGTTGTAAAATTTGATTCTAGTAAGGCCTATTCTGCAAAGAGAGCTTTGCAGTACTAAATAGATTTTCAGCAGTCAtctttctttaatattaaaaataattatctctaATAAgacacatatttacattttaaagaggaTTAATACTGTAGAATATTGAAAGCTGGGTTTactctagaaaaaaattgaaaattatctGGAATCTTAAAGGTAAGTTGTATGAGAATTTAAGTTACTCCTAATTACCtagttagaaaattaaaaatatttggaccTTTTAAATAGTACTATTATAAGAGATTAGTGAAAATTGCATTTATTGGTGAAAGAGCTCAAGAAGTTATTGGCAGATTTAAAGTTATataactaggccgggcgcggtggctcaagcctgtaatcccagcactttgggaggccgaggcgggtggatcacgaggtcgagagatcgagaccatcctggtcaacatggtgaaaccccgtctctactaaaaatacaaaaattagctgggcatggtggcacgtgcctgtaatcccaactactcaggaggctgaggcaggagaattacctgaacccaggaggcggaggttgcggtgagccgagatcgctccattgcactccagcctgggtaacaagagtgaaactccgtctcaaaaaaaaaaaaaaaaaaaaaaaaaaacaaggctgtaATACAGGTTTATTGTGTCAAATTTGGGGGAAAGgtgagtataaagaaaaaaacatgtctGTTATTCCATCAGTAAGAAACTATGGTaaggaatttgttttatttcttttttgaaataaacaaggcaaagcaaaacagaaagaaatttggaTCATGCTATAGACATCTTGAATCTTCTCAGAATGTGAGCATTTCTCCACTTTTTCCTTAATGGAAGTACAAAATCTAATGGCTGAACTGGCCCTATTATATAGATAAGCTGCAAGTTAATTCCTGTGTTATTTGACAAAGTTTTCTAGTATATTTAATCCTTGCATGTAGGTGATTGAATACATTGATTGGTTAAAGTACAGCAGGCTGTGTAAATGGCAATTTTGTGTTCACATAGTTTATATATTAGCCTTCTGTAGAAATTacgatatttttaaattgtgccaAAGGACCTGGCtcttcaaacaaaaataatactctTACCCCTattctcatctctgaaaaaagccCTATAAGTTATTTTGTAAGAAATATCAGCAAGTTTTTCTGTTGataaaatcaaatttgaaattttaatttttttttttttttttgagacagggtttcgcttattaccctggctggagtgtaatggcgccatctcggctcaccgcaacctccgcctcctgggttcaggcaattctcctgcctcagcctcctgagtagctgggattacaggcacgcgccaccatgcccagctaattttttgtgtttttagtagagacggggtttcaccatgttgaccaggatggtctcgatctcttgacctcatgatccacccgcctcggcctcccaaagtgctgggattacaggcgtgagccacggcacccggcttaattttttttatctaggtacatcttttttcatttacttctaaCTTTTTGATTTCAGTCTTTCAGATGTCTTTTTTTGTCCTCTTTAGAGGACATTTCGCTACTGattatgatattttgttttgcAGAGTAACAGCTATCCACCAATGTCAGATCCGTACATGCCTAGTTACTATGCTCCATCCATTGGATTTCCATATTCTCTTGGGGAAGCAGCGTGGTCCACGGCTGGAGACCAGCCTATGCCATATCTGACAACCTATGGACAAATGAGTAATGGAGAACATCACTATATACCAGATGGTGTGTTTAGTCAACCTGGGGCATTAGGAAATACGCCTCCATTTCTTGGTCAACATGGATTTAACTTTTTTCCTGGTAATGCTGATTTCTCTACATGGGGGACAAGTGGATCTCAGGGACAATCAACACAAAGTTCTGCTTATAGTAGCAGTTATGGCTATCCACCTAGTTCTCTTGGGAGAGCTATTACTGATGGACAGGCTGGATTTGGCAATGATACTTTGAGTAAGGTGCCTGGCATTAGCAGTATTGAGCAAGGCATGACTGGACTGAAAATTGGTGGTGACTTGACAGCTGCAGTGACAAAAACTGTAGGTACAGCTTTGAGCAGCAGTGGTATGACTAGCATTGCAGCCAATAGTGTGCCCCCAGTTAGTAGTGCAGCACCTAAACCAACCTCCTGGGCTGCGATTGCCAGAAAGCCTGCCAAACCTCAACCGAAACTTAAACCCAAGGGCAATGTGGGAATTGGGGGTTCTGCTGTTCCACCACCTCCTATAAAACACAACATGAATATTGGAACTTGGGATGAAAAAGGGTCAGTGGTAAAGGCTCCACCAACCCAACCAGTTCTGCCTCCTCAAACTATAATCCAGCAGCCTCAGCCATTAATTCAACCACCACCATTGGTGCAAAGCCAACTGCCTCAACAGCAGCCTCAACCACCACAACCACAGCAGCAACAAGGACCTCAGCCACAGGCCCAGCCTCACCAAGTGCAGCCTCaacagcagcagctgcagaatcGCTGGGTAGCTCCTCGGAACAGGGGAGCAGGCTTCAACCAGAACAATGGAGCGGGCAGTGAAAACTTTGGTTTAGGTGTGGTACCTGTCAGTGCTTCACCTTCTAGTGTAGAAGTGCATCCTGTGCTGGAAAAGCTAAAGGCCATAAACAACTATAATCCCAAAGACTTTGATTGGAATCTCAAGAATGGACGTGTGTTTATAATTAAAAGCTACTCTGAGGATGACATACATCGTTCCATTAAATACTCTATCTGGTGTAGTACTGAGCATGGTAATAAGCGTTTGGATGCAGCTTACCGTTCCCTGAATGGGAAAGGCCCACTCTATTTACTCTTCAGTGTGAATGGCAGTGGACATTTTTGTGGAGTGGCTGAAATGAAGTCTGTTGTGGACTATAATGCGTATGCTGGTGTCTGGTCTCAGGATAAGTGGAAGGGCAAATTTGAAGTTAAATGGATCTTTGTCAAAGATGTTCCCAATAACCAATTACGGCATATTCGCttagaaaataatgacaacaaaCCGGTTACCAATTCAAGGGACACTCAAGAGGTACCCCTAGAAAAAGCTAAGCAAGTGCTTAAAATAATTGCTACTTTCAAGCATACCACCTCAATCTTTGATGACTTTGCACATTACGAAAAGCGTCAAGAAGAGGAGGAAGCCATGCGTAGGGTAAGAATATAGAAATTGTTTTGTCTGGGGTCCTTGAATTGCCGGTGGGGTGCATGGATGGGTATTCTTTAATGCCTCTTACTATGCTGAGTTTAAGAACTTTCTGTGAAATAAACCAACTACTTAAGAAACAACCCTACAAACACACTTGAAGGTGTCTGTGTGTGCCGTATACGAACCATTGCTGCTTTCCTTCCCCAGGGTAACTCTTACACTGAATTTGCCTCTTGCTCATTCTTCATACTCCCTAGATGATAAAGGCCATTGAGCCTCGATGTTTATCGAAGCTGAATGAATTTTGGCATTTGTAATTAAACAGACTTTATGAGCTAACCAGGGGCTCTaatcattaatattattaatcatactaacataggaaaaaatgtgtTTAGAGTTTGAaccaaacaactttttttttgagatgacattgtgccgtgttgcccaggctgtagtgcagtggctattcacaggtgcagcCATGGCATACAGCCTCAAATTCCGAGTCCtgagcaatccacctgcctcaaactcccaagtagctgggactacagacatgtgccactgaaCCTGGCActtgaaacaatttttatttattttatatcttatttttttgagacagggtctctcttgcccaggctggcgtgtacTGGTGtgaacatgactcactgcagtcttgttCTCCTGGGCTAAAGGatccacacccagctagtttttgtatttttttgtagatgggagttttgccatgttgcccagactggtctcctgagctcaagggatctgtccccacccctcagcctcccaagatgttaggattacaggcataagccactgcacccagcttaaacaactttttaatttatttatttatatcactcAGGAAAATGTTCTGAATGaaacaacttttaaataaatgttttactcCAATGTGtatgtgagaaataaaatagattttttaaaagaaactcttcaagtatttttatatttaaggaCTTGTACAAAATTTAAGCTCTGCAGAATTTGATTCCTAATTCTGTTATTAACTCTGTAAGACTGAGGAGGACATTCCTGAAATAAAACATGCTGATTATCTTTCCATTATATTGgccttagtttatttttatttttatttatttatttatttatttttttttttgagatggagttttgctcttgttacccaggctggagtgcaatggcgcgatctcggctcaccgcaacctccgcctcctgggttcaggcaattctcctgcctcagcctcctgagtagctgggattacaggcatgcaccaccatgcccagctaattttttgtatttttagtagagacggggtttcaccatgttgaccaggatggtcttgatctcttgacctcgtgatccacccgcctcggcctcccaaagtgctgggattacaggcttgagccaccgcgcccggctttatttttatttttaaaaaatatcctgggccgggcgcggtggctcaagcctgtaatcccagcactttgggaggccgaggcgggtggatcacgaggtcgagagatcaagaccatcctggtcaacatggtgaaaccccgtctctactaaaaatacaaaaaattagctgggcatggtggctcgtgcctgtaatcccagctactcaggaggctgaggcaggagaattgcctgaacccaggaggcggaggttgcggtgagccgagatcgtgccattgcactccagcctgggtaacaagagcaaaactctgtctcaaaaaaaaaaaaaaaaaaaagatgtaatttaaCTCTGTATGTAAAATATCAGTgatttgtttctgtgtgtgaAGCTAAATGTCTTGTCGTCTTGGTTGTGTACAGCAGAGGGAAGTGCCTCAACTttcctggtgggggtgggggcggggggaggaagGTGTTGGAATAATGACCTTAGAGCAGTAATTTCCAAACCTTAAGACACATAAGTATTAATTGGGGTGTTTATTGAAATTGCAGACTCTTGAGACCCATCCCTTGACATATTTGATAAAGGACCTTgcagtgtattttttaaaatataaacacctGAGGTGATTCTCGTGCTAATGATTGATTGATGTGTTGAATTGTTAGAAACTTGGCTTTGGAGAAATTAGCTCAAATGACTTTAAGACTGCCGAACCTTTTTAGATGGGTTGCTAAATTGTGTTTTCTCCCACTTAAACGTGGGAAATAAGAGAAATGGTATCAAAAGTAGCTACTGAATTCTTCAGTTTAGCATTCACTTAAGTGGTCATATTGTAGCTGCCATTACAAATAGCGCATCAGGAGAAATGATTTGGGACATGAAAGGTGGGATGCAAGTTAAGACTTCATTTTTGGGTTGTATGATTTTAAGACACCTTTTAGAAATACAGGCAGCAAAATCTCTGATTAGGCAGTTAGATATGGGAGTCACAGATTTGGGGCCCTTTTGTTCTTAAACAGTTAATAGCATGGAAGTGAGATGAGATTACTTAGGAGAAAAGATAACTTGGCAAGGAAATACCAACTTTTCTTTGATCCACCACTAgccttgtatgtctttttttccccctacccAACCTGAAAATTTAATCCTAGTTTTGTTATAATGTATTTGGTATGCAATATTATGTAGCTGTTTCAGAAACTTTTAATGACAGCTATATATTATAGCTATATTATTATGCATATTGTAGCCATATAGGCAACAGTGATTTAAACTTCAGTTTTACGCTTatattgtttcattgttttgttaaatcaagtttatcCTAAAGCTGCCTCATTAAGGTCCAGCCTAAAGGTTTTTCTGTACATGGCAAACTATAACAAGTGGAAGTGTAAACAGACTGTAGCCTATTCTTGTGTGCCAATCATCAAGTTTTGGCTGAATCAAATGTAGCCAgctgttcaaataaggcaaatgccaaacTGCAAGCAGTCTAGCTGTCTACCTCACTTCCGTTTTCTGtatatcactttcctttttctgttcatcactttcctttttctgtccataaatttTCCATCACAGGGCTGCGATGGAGTGTCAGAGCCTACTCTGGCTGGCTCTGTGATTCGTGAATcacattcattgctcaattaatctcctttaaatttaatttggctgaagtttttcttttgtcaGATTGCTGCCATCCGTTTTGATGTCTAAGACCTTTGACAGCTCTGTTTTGAATCTTATTTAACTATTGGCCTTTCAGATCCATAAAATGTCTTTGGTCAGAATATGTAAACAACCATTtagctgggtatagaattctttCTAGTTAACAGCATTTTCACTTAAAGTACTATAAATAGGTTTGCTTTATAGTTATATGGTTTTATATTATGGAAAAGTCTGAGGCCAGCCtatgttttctgtttgtaaatAGCTATTTTTCTGGTGTGTGCCAaaagatttttcttaatttttacattatGAATGTAAATGTGAAACATGTACAGTatgaatattgttttctttaattctttgtcTGCAGGCCACTTTTTTCTGTTAATGTCAACAAATAATGTTGAACCTTTGTCTTTGAGTGCTGTTGGttcttgattctttttcttttcatttggatGATTTGAATTTTCCTGCTGTCTTAATTTTTCATGTGCATTTGATTTGTGTTGTTTCTGTGATTTGTGAGGTTTTGCATTCTTCAGTGATAGTAGTTGTTTGCTTCTGTTAGCACATTCAGCTCTCCCTCTTAACTCAGTTTTCTTAATGGAATCCCTTGATCCTAGAGTTCATCTTAATTATATTGTGCACAAAGGACTGTGTTTAAAACTTATGTCTGCTTTCTgtacttattatttttagaaacatactttatatcttttttcttctaaa from Saimiri boliviensis isolate mSaiBol1 chromosome 15, mSaiBol1.pri, whole genome shotgun sequence carries:
- the YTHDF3 gene encoding YTH domain-containing family protein 3 isoform X1, with amino-acid sequence MSATSVDQRPKGQGNKVSVQNGSIHQKDAVNDDDFEPYLSSQTNQSNSYPPMSDPYMPSYYAPSIGFPYSLGEAAWSTAGDQPMPYLTTYGQMSNGEHHYIPDGVFSQPGALGNTPPFLGQHGFNFFPGNADFSTWGTSGSQGQSTQSSAYSSSYGYPPSSLGRAITDGQAGFGNDTLSKVPGISSIEQGMTGLKIGGDLTAAVTKTVGTALSSSGMTSIAANSVPPVSSAAPKPTSWAAIARKPAKPQPKLKPKGNVGIGGSAVPPPPIKHNMNIGTWDEKGSVVKAPPTQPVLPPQTIIQQPQPLIQPPPLVQSQLPQQQPQPPQPQQQQGPQPQAQPHQVQPQQQQLQNRWVAPRNRGAGFNQNNGAGSENFGLGVVPVSASPSSVEVHPVLEKLKAINNYNPKDFDWNLKNGRVFIIKSYSEDDIHRSIKYSIWCSTEHGNKRLDAAYRSLNGKGPLYLLFSVNGSGHFCGVAEMKSVVDYNAYAGVWSQDKWKGKFEVKWIFVKDVPNNQLRHIRLENNDNKPVTNSRDTQEVPLEKAKQVLKIIATFKHTTSIFDDFAHYEKRQEEEEAMRRERNRNKQ
- the YTHDF3 gene encoding YTH domain-containing family protein 3 isoform X2; translated protein: MSDPYMPSYYAPSIGFPYSLGEAAWSTAGDQPMPYLTTYGQMSNGEHHYIPDGVFSQPGALGNTPPFLGQHGFNFFPGNADFSTWGTSGSQGQSTQSSAYSSSYGYPPSSLGRAITDGQAGFGNDTLSKVPGISSIEQGMTGLKIGGDLTAAVTKTVGTALSSSGMTSIAANSVPPVSSAAPKPTSWAAIARKPAKPQPKLKPKGNVGIGGSAVPPPPIKHNMNIGTWDEKGSVVKAPPTQPVLPPQTIIQQPQPLIQPPPLVQSQLPQQQPQPPQPQQQQGPQPQAQPHQVQPQQQQLQNRWVAPRNRGAGFNQNNGAGSENFGLGVVPVSASPSSVEVHPVLEKLKAINNYNPKDFDWNLKNGRVFIIKSYSEDDIHRSIKYSIWCSTEHGNKRLDAAYRSLNGKGPLYLLFSVNGSGHFCGVAEMKSVVDYNAYAGVWSQDKWKGKFEVKWIFVKDVPNNQLRHIRLENNDNKPVTNSRDTQEVPLEKAKQVLKIIATFKHTTSIFDDFAHYEKRQEEEEAMRRERNRNKQ